The following coding sequences lie in one Pseudarthrobacter phenanthrenivorans Sphe3 genomic window:
- a CDS encoding integrase core domain-containing protein, producing the protein MPPQVEAHLAEGCEAEARRVVVHQVETTELLSAVAHPVPGVGRVAKVDGEPGDVKRELLAGRSAFPDQATAYRAVFRWANRYNTRRRHSAIGNISPNAYEAARSATLAEAA; encoded by the coding sequence GTGCCGCCACAGGTCGAAGCTCATCTGGCTGAAGGGTGCGAAGCCGAAGCCCGCCGCGTTGTTGTACATCAGGTCGAGACCACCGAGCTGCTCAGCGCCGTTGCGCACCCAGTCCCCGGCGTCGGTCGGGTCGCCAAGGTCGACGGTGAACCCGGTGACGTCAAGCGCGAACTCCTCGCCGGCCGGTCAGCGTTCCCGGACCAGGCCACCGCCTACCGGGCCGTGTTCCGGTGGGCGAACCGCTACAACACTCGCCGGCGCCACTCCGCGATCGGCAACATCAGCCCGAACGCCTACGAAGCCGCGCGCTCCGCTACGCTCGCGGAAGCGGCATAA